The genomic DNA CTGAAGATCCTCAACATCTGTGCCCATGTGCTGGATGACACACCACCTGGACCAGCGGTTAAGGTACACGTTCAGAGTTTTGTGTTGTTTGGTTTACATGGCTCATAGTCAAAGTGATTATTTGTAATGTACTGGCATTTATCTGCTTATACCAAGTTGCATCCACAGCAAGACCATTGTATTCACTTTTTGTATTCTGTTCCCTACTTCAAAGGCCACCCTCCCCTCCCTGAGCAACACCCCCTCCCTCAGTCCCATCCGGAGAAAAGGCAAGGAGAAGGATGTCGCTGAGCCCAGTGCTGCCCCAATGAGCCCAAAGAAAAGCAATGAGGTCAACACAGGTAAATGCACACCTGACCATGCACTAGCACAGGTACAGATAATCTCTCTGAGGCGTCTGtgaattagagctgcaaagattaatcgattagttgtcaactcttaaattaaccgccaactattttgataacagattaatcggtttgagtaaatttttttttttttaagacaaaagtaaaaattctgtgattccagcttcttaaatatgaatattttctagtttcctctctcctctgtgacagtaaactgaatatcttttgagttgtggCGGAATAAGACATTTggggacgtcatcttgggcttttgggaaacactgcatttcgccattttctgacattttagagaccaaacaactaatcgagaaaataatcaacagattaatcgactatgaaaataatcgttgggtgcagccctactgtgaatatttaaaaagttttgatgttgtgttttttgtgagcAGGCAGGCCAGCAGACAGCACTGGGTCAACAGCTGTAAACAAATCTACCACCCTTGGCAACTTCTACCACCTTCCACCCTACCTCAAGCTCTATGATGTCCTTAAAGCTACACACGCCAACTACAAGGTCGGAGCACGCATCCGTTTTAAATGACTTCCTATCATAACAGAAACAGGTTTACAGCTTTTACTAGCCTAGATGGTGGTTGGTAGTGGTGTTACTTGTTTATTTCCTAGGTAACGCTGGACCTCCACAGTAGCCAGGAGAAGTTTGGAGGTTTCCTGCGTGCCACTCTAGATGTTCTATCCCAGCTCCTGGAGCTGGCCACACTACATGACATCAGCAAGGTAGAGATATGAAATACGCTCTCTTGGAATTCAGCCATTGTTGAAGTGTTTATGTCAGTGGGAGCAGGAAGGAGGAGGTTCTGGATGATTGGACTGGATTGAAGcaaattttaatatttataacAAGTTAATTTGTTTCATTCATATAAGCCAATGTATAACCACTCCTGCTCCCATGACTGTAACACTCAATTGAATAACATTATGTACTATATTTTCTGTCAGTGTGTGGAGGAAATCTTAGGCTACCTTAAGTCCTGCTTCTCCAGGGAACCAACCATGGCTACAGTTTGTGTACAACAGGTCAGTAATCTGTGTTTATGTCTCCGATTGTAGATTTAGTTTTGTATtgtaacatttgtgtgtgtggtgtctttATGGTTGCAACATTGAGCGGTGTGCTGCAACCGGTGCGACTCCACACAGAGTGAGGCTGGTTCCTGCCGACAGGGCCTGTAAAGGCATCGGGTTTTCCTGTGCGATGGTTCCATACATCTGTATACACACAGTGATATACTAGCTAATTCCCTAACTGTTAGAGAAGCATGATGGAGGATGATGTAATTCTCTGCATTGTATAACAGTGAATCTAGTTTGCTATACAATGCTTTATTACAGAAAAGGCTCCTAGAAGAGATATTGGaggatttttctttaaaaaaaaataaataaactgctaAATATATCTTTGTATTAAGCACAGCCAGCCAATCTGACTGATCTCAGAAACTGTAGGTTAGGTCCCCTTCAGTAATTACTCAGCAGTGTCCCCTTCTAGACCAAAGTCACTAAATTAATAAAGGAAACATTTAAACAGACATATTTTTAGGATGTAACAAGATTCAAACACCAAGACAAAACTGGTAATAAGAAATATCCTACAAGACACTATTGGAACTTAATTATGATTTAGATGCAACGAAAACTAAATTTGAGAATAAAACAGCAGATTTGTAATGTAAGCAAGTTTAGTTTAGAGAAGATAATTTGAAAATGCAACACAGTTAAACAAACGTGGACTATACTTTTCTTTAGTAACTGAAGAACTCTTTCTTTAGCTGTTGAAGACCCTGTTTGGCACCAACCTGGCGTCTCAGTGCGAGGGCGTCCTCAGTGGACCCAGCCGTTCCCAGGGCAAGGCTCTCCGTCTTGGATCGTCGAGTCTGCGACCAGGCCTTTACCACTACTGCTTCATGGCGCCATACACTCACTTCACTCAGGCTCTCGCCGATGCCAGTCTCCGTAACATGGTGCAGGCTGAACAGGAGCACGACACCTCTGGGTGAGTTTTAGCAACACACAGATTAGACACAAGCGCTGGCATTGATATTTGTGTACATGGACTGACAGAATTCCAGACAAATGCGCAAAAATGAACATAGAACAGGTGGAACATTACAGAACCTGCCTTCTTTTTCCACTTGTAGATGGTTTGATGTGATGCAAAAAGCTTCAAACCAGCTGAGGTCCAACATTGCAAATGCAACACGCAACAGAGGAGACAAGGTAAACTTAGTGTTCTGCTAAAATATGTTAAAGATCAAGACACCAAagtggtattttttttaatattttttttatataaagtatGATTTCCATTGCTCATTTGCTTGAGTACAGTGCTGCTGTTCTGAAAGCTGTGGCCTCATCTTTTGATTTTCCAGAATGCCATCCACAACCACATTCGTCTGTTTGAGCCGCTAGTGATCAAAGCTTTAAAGCAGTACACTACCAGCACGTCTGTGGCCCTGCAGAGACAAGTACTGGACCTGCTCGCTCAACTCGTGCAGCTTAGGGTCAACTACTGCCTGCTGGACTCCGATCAGGTAAAACGAAAAACAAATACACGCTTTTGCATGAGTTCATCATCAAATTGTGGAATCAAGCACACTCAGAAAGATATATATTCTATGTTTTAGGTGTTCATAGGCTTTGTCCTGAAGCAGTTTGAGTACATTGAAGTGGGACAGTTCAGGTGAGTGTTCTTTGTGACTCCTGTAAAAACAATGTATTGTGCTATTTTCAGAAACCCATGTGTCTCTCAGGCCTTTTTGTAGTActcgttttgtgtgtgttggttatACAATTAATAAAACCTCGCTTCTACGTAACTGTAGATAAACGCAAATATTCCAGGGCCGTCCTGTGAACTAAAATAATACCTGTTCTCGCACAGAGATTCGGAGGCCATCATTCCCAACATCTTTTTCTTCCTGGTTCTGTTGTCGTATGAGCGTTACCACTCCAAGCAGATAATCAGCATCCCCAAGATCATTCAGCTGTGTGACGGCATAATGGCGAGCGGCAGGAAAGCTGTCACACATGGTGAGAAAAGCACTACATACGCAATCATTTCTTCTACTTGTAAACACGTCACTGGCTCTCCCTTACATTCCTAAACATTACTTCAAACTAACGCATAAACTCAAAAGCACATTCCTTAGAGTCTGCAGTAATTccgtttttttacttttcctctTTCCTCCACAGCCATCCCAGCCTTGCAGCCAATAGTCCACGACCTGTTTGTGTTGAGGGGCTCAAACAAAGCAGATGCAGGCAAAGAGCTGGATACACAGAAAGAAGTGGTGGTCTCCATGCTGCTCAGACTTGTGCAACACCATCAGGTACGGTCACAAATGGATTCAAACAGACACGGCATGCCAATGTCCTAAAACATTCCAGCCAATCTTTTCCCTGCCTCACATTTGCTTTTACATGTGTTGTTGTAGGTGTTGGAGATGTTCATCCTTGTACTGCAGCAGTGTCACAAAGAGAACGAGGACAAGTGGAAGAGATTGTCCAGGCAGATTGCTGACGTCATACTTCCCTTGATTGCTAAGCAGCAGGTAGGGAAATGCATGCTGGTGTATATGTTTTGTGAACTCTCTTTTAACTGGAAATTCAAATCAAGCTATTGATATGGTAGGATCAAACATTGTTGGTGCACACTGCCAAATATTGGCTATTGAGACTACGACTTGCATGCATGTAAATGAAATGATCTGGTGAAAACCCTACTTGTCATCAAACATTTGTATGCTCTGTCCTCACAGATGCACCTGGACTCTCCGGAGGCGTTGGGAGTGTTGAACACTCTGTTTGAGACTGTGGCGCCCTCCTCGCTCAGACCAGTAGACATGCTGCTCAAGAGTATGTTCACCACCCCGGTCACCATGGTGAGACATTTCATCTGATATTTGAAAATGCACACAAAGACtggacagactttggacttGGCTGTCTGATGTACCTTAACaccttgtctttttttgttaagtGATTGCAAAATTATAGATTTTTGACTTGAACTCAATCCTCCGCTCATCCAGGCATCAGTAGCTACAGTTCAGCTGTGGGTGTCTGGTATCCTGGCAGTGCTCAGGGTACTTATATCCCAGTCCACGGAGGACATTGTCCTGTCACGGGTCCACGAACTCTCCCTCACCCCGCATCTCCTCTCCTGCCACACAATCCGTCGCCTGCATCAGCAGAGCCCCTCCCCATGTGACCCACCCACTGCCGACGAACTCGGCATCCGGGAAGCTAATGGCGAGGCACAAAAAGCCCTGCCTGAGGAAACCTTTGCCAGGTTAGTGAGTGTGTTCACTGTCTAGTTTAAGGATGCTTCTGAGATTGAGGGATGTTTTTACTCGGCCCctgctttcttttttgtaacCGCTACTTTGCCcccatgtgtctttttttttcttcttttcctttcttctttcacttGACATGTGTCCCCTGTTCTGGTCCTTCCAGGTTTCTGCTCCAGCTGGTAGGAGTGTTGCTGGATGACATTTCCTCCAGACAGGTTAAAGTGGACATTACAGAGCAGCAACACACTTTCTACTGTCAGCAGCTGGGCACACTGCTCATGTGTCTCATACATGTCTTCAAAAGTGGTGAGCTTGTATCATTTAAATAGTCATTCTTAAACAGATTTAGAATGAAATTCATTACATCTCACCAAATCGTTTGCATTATGTTCTTTGCTATTGGTGCACTTTGCATGGAAGTACACCGTGACAATCCTTTTCACTCTTTTGCTTTCCTGTTCCTTCCAGGGATGTTTCGCAGGATCACGGCTGCAGCGAGCCGTCTCCTGAAGGGCGAGGGTGGAGGTGGACAGACGAGCACCGAGGCCGGCCTGTTTTACCCCTTAGAGGGTCTGAACAGCATGGTGCAGTGCCTGATCACCACCCACCCCTCCTTGGTGCTGCTGTGGTGCCAGGTCCTCCTCATCATCGACTACACCAACTACTCCTGGTGGGCTGAGGTGCACCAGACACCCAGGTAAGAACAGATGGTGTGAGTAACTCATTGAAGTCCAGTTTAATTGTGGAGACCTTAATCATACACCCTCAAGTGGACAATGGAAATATTCTGAAAAGGGAAGGACCTAATGAAGTATCAAATGACTAAAAGGGGGCAATACGATCTATTTGTTGTGCAAGACGTTTTTCAAAATCGAATCCCTGTTAGAACTTGAGCACAGCACTGTATCTTGTGACAATCTACCCTGTCTCCATCCTTCTCTCAGGAGACACAGCCACTCGTGCACAAAGCTGCTGAGTCCTCACTCCTCAGGGAAAGGAGAAGAGGACAAGCCTGAGACTCGGTTGGCTATGGTCAACCGAGAGATCGTGCGCAGGGGAGCCCTCATCCTCTTCTGTGACTATGTGGTAAGACTCTTAAGAGTGTTAGACAATCCAAAATATTTAGTAAGTAACCAATGGAGattgaaatatttttattaCACCATCCTTAAAGTTCGGTGTGTAATTTTGATTTTTCGCACGGGAAATAGTGTCAGAACCTTCATGACTCGGAGCATCTGACCTGGCTGATTGTCAACCACGTGCGTGACCTCATCAACCTTTCCCATGAGCCTCCAGTGCAAGATTTCATCAGCGCTGTGCACCGCAACACAGCTGCCAGTGGTCTCTTCATTCAGGCCATCCAGTCCCGCTGTGACAACCTCAGTACTGTGAGATTACAACCTTTTagctccccctcctctccatcATGCTTCATTAGTCAAGTCATCCTATTCATTTATACACAACGTTTAATAACAACCAatcttgattttcttttcttctttactCCACCACCTGTAACTACATTCCCCATACTGTTGAAGGTTGCCCAGTACCCCTCACTACtgaaacttttctttttctattcatCTACATTTGTTAccatttcctctcttttcttcttcttttaattgTTCAGTTTATCATTACTGCTgtaattttaatgttaaaaacttCTTTCCACTCTTCTTCTTTCACTGCTCTTCCTCTTCACCTCCGTCTATCTTTGCTCTCCTTCTGTCATCTCTTTTCTGCCTTACTAACTGAATCCTCTCCTCTTTTGCAGCCTACCATGTTGAAGAAGACTCTGCAGTGTTTGGAAGGCATCCACCTGAGTCAGTCTGGCTCCCTGCTGATGCTGTATGTGGACAAGCTGCTCAGTACACCCTTCAGGGTTCTAGCTCGCATGGTGGACACACTGGCGTGTCGCAGGGTAGAGATGCTGTTGGCTGAGACACTACAGGTACAGCTAATGGATTGGTTTGCATTTTCTTGTCACAAGGAAATTCTATTTTAGCATCATACAGGTAGTGGCAGCTCTTATGGGCTTATAAGACTCACAAATACATCAAGAACAAGTAGAACCTATTGCACGCAAACTTTGCGTGTCTTTCTCTGAACATTTGATAAAACCTGTTGATTTCTTGCTCAGGAAAAGGTGTTTTGTACTTGATTTCCCTCAAGTTGATCATGTGTTCTGTCCCTCCACCCTGCAGAATAGTATAGCTCAGCTGCCTGTGGAGGAACTAGACAGGATCCAGGAATACCTCCAGACCAGTGGCCTGGCTCAGAGGTAAAGCTCTTCTGTATTGCAGCCAATTTAATGAATAATCTGTAGTTTTTGAATTCTGTTGCACATTTTACACCTACTGTCAGCAGTAGGGGGTATGCGCTTGCATTGCCCACCTGCTCAGACCAGATCATAAGTGTACACAGCCAAGTATTTGCATGTTTTAGACAGTTTTTGTTGCTTGGGTTCCCAAAATAATGTTgaatataaatactgtatgacTATGTGGATTGGGGTTACCTAATCAGGTGTCTTAGACCAAAATAATTAAACGTCCTTTACTCTCAGTGGACTATTTAGGGTACCATCTGCAGGCATTTAAGTTATCCATCTGCAGGACAGATTTCAGTcaaattggggaaaaaaacaaatgtggctgcccaccaagagcctggttcTGTCTGAGATTCTGCTTgttttaaaggaagtttttcctcgccactttTGCACTAAATGCTTACTCTTgaggggaattgttgggtctttgtacattgtagagtgtggtctagacctactctctgTAAAGTtacctgagataacttctggtGAATTGAATAACCTCTTTTCATCTCTCTTATCTCAGGCATCAGAGGTTCTACTCCCTGCTGGACAGGTTCAGAGCCACTGTCGCTGACACCAGCAGCCCCACACCTCCTGTGACATCACACCCATTAGATGGGGATCCACCACCTTCCCCTGAGCTGGTCATTGCAGATAGGGTGAGTGAGTAGAGAATCAGGGTGTGGGTctgtatttcatgtttttactgTGTCTTGATCCTGCAAAGGGAAATCAATTCAAAATGGGAGGTATAAATagtttttgtactttttaaaaaaaattttttttatttgttttcaggAGTGGTACGTGGCTCTGGTGAAGTCTCAGTGTTGTCTTCGTGGAGATGTTTCCCTGTTGGAGACGACGGAACTCCTCACCAAACTACCTCCCACTGACCTCTTTAACATCATGAGCTGCAAGGTGCCCAGATATCAGAGGATAAATATTCTTGACCATATTGATGAATTAAAGTGAGATTATATTGCATCTGAACCTGACCTTTTCCTCTCCCCCAGGAGTTCAACCTAAGCCTGCTGTGCCCATGCCTAAGTATGGGCATGCAGCGGTTAGCACGGGGTCAGGGGGCGCTCTTGTTGGAGACAGCCTTGCAGGTGACCCTAGAGCGGCTCGCAGGGGTCACCGGGtcacttcctgtcccgcaccaGTCCTTCCTGCCACCCGCCCAGCCACAGCCCTACTGGAGCCAACTGGCTGAAGTGTATGGTGAGagtgggagggaaggagagatggTGGATGGAAATATAGAAGTCAGAGTTCTGTTATGTCATATACTGTCAGATTGAATCATTTTGAAGTCTCTTAAATGTTGGGCTCTTGAACAAATTGAACTTAAAGTGACATTATTGAGCATGCAGTTTCCCGTAAAGCATTGACTTTGCATTGTGTATTATAAGCAGGATAATGTTGGTTTGAGACCTAAATCTGAGGGGGAAATTGCAGGAGAAATGTTATCCCTTTGCACTGTTGTCATTattctgtgtctgtttttcagATGAGCCAAGTTTCTACCCCAGGGTTTTGTCGCTCTGCAGAGCTCTGTCCCAGTACCTGCTGAGTGTAAGCCAGCTTCCTCCCTCACTACATATCCCCTCTGACAAGGAACACCTCATCACCACTTTCACCTGCACTGCCGCTGAGGTAAAAGACCACATATTAAAAATGGAATTTTTCATCTAACTTGTTTGACGGATTCTTGCTTATAGATTCATATAATGAAATCATTTGAAAGAACTTTAGTTCTCTCGTTTGTTAAGACTTCCAGGCTTTAGTGTCAGTCATATAATAGTGGTTATATTGGTGTAATGCTTTGTCTAACGTAATTGGGACTCCATAATTCCATCCTAATTGTCTACTTTAAATTCTGATGTTAGATGTGGTTACTTAATCTTCCATCGTGGTATGTCTCTCTCTTCACCCAGGTGGTAGCGTGGCATCTCCTCAAGAACCAGTTGCCCCTGAGTGTGGACCTGCAGTGGGCTCTGTCCTGCCTGTGTCTGGCCCTGCAGCAGCCCTGCGTCTGGAACAAGCTCTCGACCCTAGAGTACACTACACACACCTGCTCCCTCATCTACTGCCTACGCCTGATTATTGTTGCAGGTGAGGAGGCCGCCaggacatattttattatggtCACATGCCGTGACTCCCTTGTActcaaaactttctgcatgtcatttcaATGCTGATCAAACATTTTTGTCTTGGCCTCCCAGTGGCTGTTAGTCCTGGTGACCAGCTTCTGCatccagagaagaaaaaaaggaaggcagagagagacgcCGAAGGAGAAGAAGTGGACTCGGCACATGCTGACCGTGAGCACTCACTTAAGAGATTCagtaaaacgtgtgtgtgtgtgtgtgtgtgtgtgtgtgtgtgtgtgtgtgtgtgtttttttcttcacccCTCTGTTTGATGTCAAATGATGTCATTTCTTTTGAGTCGGATCTCGGAGGGAATTTGCCATCATATCCCTTAAAGCCTTCACCTGTGTGTTGCAGACCTGTGCGAGTGGCAAGCATGTGAGATCATGGCGGAGCTGGTGGACGGCCTGCAGAGCATCTTTGCCCTTGGTCACCATAGAAACCGTGCATTCCCTGCTTTTCTCACACCAACCTTGCGCAACATTGTCATCAGTCTGTCCCGACTGCCTCTGGTCAACAGCTACACCCGAGTACCTCCACTGGTCAGTGTGTGAAAGATATTATACTTTGAGTTTGTATTATACTGGAATCTATTGGTCTGTTGAAATCATGTGTTGTGTAGGTCTGGAAACTGGGCTGGTCCCCTCAGCCAGGAGGAGAGTACGGCACAACGCTGCCTGAGATCCCTGTCGACTTCCTGCAGGAAAAGGATGTCTTCAGAGAGTTCCTCTACCGCATCAACACACTGGGTACAGAAATATACACGCATGTCATGAAATGAGCTTTCCGTTTtattgtgttcttcatatttatctcATCAATGGCATTGTCTACTACTGATTACTGCACATCTGGAATGATTCAGTAGAGTAAACTCTGAATGGCGCCATTACGTCAGATTTTGGTCCAAGTGTGACagatgcatactgtatgttcttTTGAATGGTTTTGTTGCTATGTTTAGGCTGGAGCAGCAGGACTCAGTTTGAGGAGACCTGGGCCACACTGCTGGGGGTGCTGGTCACCCAACCCATCACTATGGACCAGGAGGAGGAGACGCAGCAggaggtatatatatatatatatatatatacacacacacatacacatccttAAACGCACAGCACGACTAAGTCCTCATCACTCCTATTTGCCTGTATAAGAACTTCCACAATTGCTTACTGTAATAAGAAAACGTGCAAGCATTTGGTTTGTATATATTCAGCATGTGAGCACTGAAGAAATGCACGCTCTGCGTTTCATGACAGACCTCGGACGCATTCTAGAAACTATTCTATAGCCCTcagttccctctctctctcgtcttttCCATCTGTCTGGATGTTTTCATCTATCATTTTGTCTCTAGGAGGACTTGGAGCGTACCCAGTTGAATGTGTTGGCAGTGCAGGCCATCACCAGCCTGGTGCTGAGTGCCATGACCCTGCCCACTGCTGGCAACCCTGCAGTCAGCTGTCTGGAACAGCAGCCCCGCAACAAGAGCCTCAAAGCCCTAGAAACTCGGTACGTAGCTgtgcagcagtttttttttctttttaccccAGAATAATTTTCCCAGAATAAGCATGCAATGATATTAAAAATGATTATGCATATGGAAATTGTGTGTGCCCAGGTTTGGGAGGAAACTTGCAGTGATCAGGGgcgaggtggagagagagattcAGGCTCTCGTGTCTAAGAGAGACAACGTTCATACACACCATCCGTACCACGCCTGGGATCCTGTACCCTCGCTGTCGGCAGCCTCAGCTGGTAACACATTCATaaagtctctctctccacccacaGCTGTTGCACTTGCACCTACCAATCCAATTTCCTGTTTAATTTTGCTTCAGCAGGCACGCTGATCAGCCATGAGAAGCTGCTACTTCAGATcaacacagagagggagatgggCAACATGGACTACAAACTGGGACAGGTAATATATGCATAAAAAAGAGGAAGTGGTGGATAAAATGAAACTTGAGAAACAGTGTTAAAGTTTAATAGATTTCTTTCTAGTAGCACaatgttaaatgttttctttctccagGTCTCCATTCACTCAGTGTGGTTAGGTAACAACATCACCCCACTGAGGGAGGAAGAGTGGGGtgaggatgaggaagatgaaGCAGACACTCCAGCCCCCACCTCCCCACCCATGTCTCCTATCAACTCTAGGTCAGTCAAACAGGTCACTTATACATATCTTCAGTCTCAACACATGCACTGAAACAAGAATGCACAATGGGACTTATCActtgtcatgtttccatcaacgtaTTTTACTGCTCATTATGAAGTAtcgcattagaaaatgttgatggaaacggcAAAAAGTTTACGCTCGCttgaggtgttttttttgtttgttttttttttcctttttcgaAAAAGAGTTAATGCACAAAATGGGAGATTGGAACAGTTTTGCcgaataagttgtgacgtagcgAACGTGTAACTCGCGTGATTATAGTCCCGGTGTCCATCCGATGGGGGAAGGATCAGGATATGGGTCCCATCCAGTGCGccatacacatgtatacacttTTTTGcgtcattttaaaagtttgcttaaaattggCTTGATACAAATATGACTACTGTCTATCTGTGCTTTCAGGAAGCATCGTGCCGGTGTGGACATTCATTCATGTTCCCAGTTTCTGCTGGAGCTCTACAGCCAGTGGCTGATCCCTGGCTCCCCGAGTAACAGGAGGACACCGACCATCCTCGTCAGTGAAGTGGTTCGATCGGTGAGCTGACAATTTCcaaattatttttgaaaaaaaaaaaaaaaaaaaaaaaaacgtaaacaaAGACCCTAGTTTTCCTCACTCTGGAAAGCAGACAATAAAAATCCATACCTGCTTGCCTGTTCTGGGATAAGAAATGTTTGAGGGGATCCTTTCAGAAATGGACCAAGGGGTCAGCTCTCCTCTCACCCTCTCCACCGTCTTCCCCCTCTTGTCGCTTTCTGTAGCTGCTGGCGGTGTCAGACCTGTTCACAGAGCGGAACCAGTTTGACATGATGTTCTCCACCCTGATGGAACTGCAGAAGCTCCACCCGCCAGAGGATGAGATCCTCAATCAATACCTGGTGCCTGCCATCTGCAAGGCTGCTGCCGTTCTGGGCATGGTCAGTATggcagtgtgtgtttggggggaaCCTTTTTGATGGTGGAGaaggatgtgtgtttgtgatttgTTGTTGTAGTGTACCATTAGCCTCTAATCTGATATTCTACATTGTATCAACAGTCTAAATGTATATTTCCAGGACAAAGCAATAGCGGAGCCTGTGTGTCGCCTGTTGGAGACCACCCTGCGCAGCACCCACCTGCCCAGCCGCATGGGGGCTCTACATGGAGTGCTGTATGTGTTGGAGTGTGACTTGCTGGATGATACCGCCAAACAGCTCATCCCCACCGTCTCGGAGTACCTTCTGTCCAACCTCAGGGCTATCGCTCAGTGAGTATCGctctcattctctctgtctCAAACTTTCTCAAACAGATTTGTTTTATCAATCTTAGGGCTAGTGCAGATTACACGTCTTTTGCCATAATGTACCTGCCTCAGACAAATGGTTTTAA from Sander vitreus isolate 19-12246 chromosome 2, sanVit1, whole genome shotgun sequence includes the following:
- the htt gene encoding huntingtin isoform X2 produces the protein MATMEKLMKAFESLKSFQQQQGPPTAEELVQRQKKEQATTKKDRVTHCLTICENIVAQSLSPESRTSPEFQKLLGIAMEMFLLCSDDSESDVRMVADECLNKIIKALMDSNLPRLQLELYKEIKKNGASRSLRAALWRFAELAHLIRPQKCRPYLVNLLPCLSRITKRQEETVQETLAAAMPKIMAALGHFANDGEIKVLLKSYVANLKSSSPTIRRTAASSAVSVCQHSRRSSYFYTWLLNVLLGLLIPVDEEHPSHLILGVLLTLRYLMPLLQQQVNTTSLKGSFGVMRKEADVQPTPEQLLQVYELTLHYTQHWDHNVVTAALELLQQMFRTPPPELLHMLITTGSILHGTVFRQDAESRARSGSILELIGKMLSGEEDGLEDDAERTEDTAGAFTAAVVGADGSSAAQVDIITEQPRSSQHTLQPGDSVDLSASSEQGGGGGGTSASDTPESPNDNEEEMLSRSSSGGANITPETADYTTPEMEGGPLGVGGTLLGTNDRSLPPSDSSQTTTEGPDSAVTPSDVAELVLDGSESQYSGMQIGTLQDEEDEGAAPSSQEEPPEPILQSALALSKPHLFDGRGHNRQGSDSSVDRFITKDEPAEHEPDNKPSRIKGPIGHYTDQGVEPLVHCVRLLAASFLLTGRKNGLTPDKEVRVSVKALAVSCVGAAAALHPEAFFNSLYLEPLDGIPVEEQQYISDILGLIDHGDPQIRGATAILCAAIIQAALTKTRYNIHTWLASVQSATGNPLSLVDLVPLLQKTLKDESSVTCKMACSAVRHCIMTVCSSTLSELGLQLLINLLALRDSSYWLVRTELLETLAEMDFRLVHFLERKTETLHKGDHHYTGRLRLQDRVLNDVVICLLGDDDPRVRHVAASAVSRLVSRLFYDCDQGQVDPVVAIARDQSSVYLQLLMHETQPPSQFTVSTITRTYRGYNLSNNVSDVTIENNLSRVVTAVSHAFTSSTSRALTFGCCEALSLLALNFPVCTWSTGWHCGYVSSSSSFSSRSSLNRSRGRALSVSQPCSAPASSTSSSAPDTERRTLTVGMANMVLSLLSSAWFPLDLSSHQDALLLSGNLLAAVAPKCMRNPWAGEEDGTSGSTNASGGPNKMEEPWAGLSERSLVAMLEQLFSHLLKILNICAHVLDDTPPGPAVKATLPSLSNTPSLSPIRRKGKEKDVAEPSAAPMSPKKSNEVNTGRPADSTGSTAVNKSTTLGNFYHLPPYLKLYDVLKATHANYKVTLDLHSSQEKFGGFLRATLDVLSQLLELATLHDISKCVEEILGYLKSCFSREPTMATVCVQQLLKTLFGTNLASQCEGVLSGPSRSQGKALRLGSSSLRPGLYHYCFMAPYTHFTQALADASLRNMVQAEQEHDTSGWFDVMQKASNQLRSNIANATRNRGDKNAIHNHIRLFEPLVIKALKQYTTSTSVALQRQVLDLLAQLVQLRVNYCLLDSDQVFIGFVLKQFEYIEVGQFRDSEAIIPNIFFFLVLLSYERYHSKQIISIPKIIQLCDGIMASGRKAVTHAIPALQPIVHDLFVLRGSNKADAGKELDTQKEVVVSMLLRLVQHHQVLEMFILVLQQCHKENEDKWKRLSRQIADVILPLIAKQQMHLDSPEALGVLNTLFETVAPSSLRPVDMLLKSMFTTPVTMASVATVQLWVSGILAVLRVLISQSTEDIVLSRVHELSLTPHLLSCHTIRRLHQQSPSPCDPPTADELGIREANGEAQKALPEETFARFLLQLVGVLLDDISSRQVKVDITEQQHTFYCQQLGTLLMCLIHVFKSGMFRRITAAASRLLKGEGGGGQTSTEAGLFYPLEGLNSMVQCLITTHPSLVLLWCQVLLIIDYTNYSWWAEVHQTPRRHSHSCTKLLSPHSSGKGEEDKPETRLAMVNREIVRRGALILFCDYVCQNLHDSEHLTWLIVNHVRDLINLSHEPPVQDFISAVHRNTAASGLFIQAIQSRCDNLSTPTMLKKTLQCLEGIHLSQSGSLLMLYVDKLLSTPFRVLARMVDTLACRRVEMLLAETLQNSIAQLPVEELDRIQEYLQTSGLAQRHQRFYSLLDRFRATVADTSSPTPPVTSHPLDGDPPPSPELVIADREWYVALVKSQCCLRGDVSLLETTELLTKLPPTDLFNIMSCKEFNLSLLCPCLSMGMQRLARGQGALLLETALQVTLERLAGVTGSLPVPHQSFLPPAQPQPYWSQLAEVYDEPSFYPRVLSLCRALSQYLLSVSQLPPSLHIPSDKEHLITTFTCTAAEVVAWHLLKNQLPLSVDLQWALSCLCLALQQPCVWNKLSTLEYTTHTCSLIYCLRLIIVAVAVSPGDQLLHPEKKKRKAERDAEGEEVDSAHADHLCEWQACEIMAELVDGLQSIFALGHHRNRAFPAFLTPTLRNIVISLSRLPLVNSYTRVPPLVWKLGWSPQPGGEYGTTLPEIPVDFLQEKDVFREFLYRINTLGWSSRTQFEETWATLLGVLVTQPITMDQEEETQQEEDLERTQLNVLAVQAITSLVLSAMTLPTAGNPAVSCLEQQPRNKSLKALETRFGRKLAVIRGEVEREIQALVSKRDNVHTHHPYHAWDPVPSLSAASAGTLISHEKLLLQINTEREMGNMDYKLGQVSIHSVWLGNNITPLREEEWGEDEEDEADTPAPTSPPMSPINSRKHRAGVDIHSCSQFLLELYSQWLIPGSPSNRRTPTILVSEVVRSLLAVSDLFTERNQFDMMFSTLMELQKLHPPEDEILNQYLVPAICKAAAVLGMDKAIAEPVCRLLETTLRSTHLPSRMGALHGVLYVLECDLLDDTAKQLIPTVSEYLLSNLRAIAHCVNLHNQQHVLVMCAVAFYMMENYPLDVGAEFMAGIIQLCGVMVSASEDSTPSVIYHCVLRGLERLLLSEQLSRVDGEALVKLSVDRVNMPSPHRAMAALGLMLTCMYTAVLASGSDVTGVRGQVDSGSAVAEAVGVTAGHVGFSSGKEKASPAGRPAHSDPQAPDSESIIVAMERVSVLFDRIRKGLPSEARVVSRILPQFLDDFFPPQDVMNKVIGEFLSNLQPYPQFMATVVYKVFQTLHATGQSSMVRDWVLLSLSNFTQRTPVAMAMWSLSCFFVSASTSQWISALLPHVISRMGCSEVVDVNLFCLVAMDFYRHQIDEELDRRAFQSVFETVASPGSPYHQLLGCLQSIHQDTSL